From Providencia sp. R33, a single genomic window includes:
- a CDS encoding VanW family protein: protein MRRPLSSYHPILYWLRVTQKRLARRLHWALSSKYYSKAKSSERLEYRYNKHTSKLIRKLGDSDLRLQHNKVINLRIAAQAMNGITIYPGEYFSFCRLVGKPTARRGFVEGMELSFGEARSGIGGGICQLSNLIHWMILHSPLKVVERANHSFDPFPDEGRVLPFGSGAAIFYNYIDLVFYNPTQSAFQLVFNIAEHQLEGELLCSDPREVKYHIYEKDHKFTRENNVVYRHNEIWQKVTTKGQEPVILQDNCLYRNKVVVKYALEDSQITA from the coding sequence ATGCGTCGGCCGCTTTCTTCATATCATCCCATTCTCTATTGGCTGCGTGTGACCCAAAAACGTCTGGCTCGACGATTGCACTGGGCGCTTTCTTCTAAGTACTATTCGAAAGCGAAATCTAGTGAGCGCCTCGAATATCGCTACAATAAACATACCTCTAAACTTATCCGTAAACTGGGTGACTCTGATTTGCGTCTGCAACATAACAAAGTGATTAACTTACGGATTGCAGCACAAGCCATGAATGGCATCACCATTTATCCAGGAGAATACTTCTCTTTTTGCCGCTTGGTTGGAAAACCGACAGCTCGTCGTGGTTTTGTCGAAGGAATGGAGTTGTCTTTTGGCGAAGCTCGCTCTGGAATTGGCGGAGGGATCTGCCAACTGAGTAACTTAATTCACTGGATGATCTTACATTCACCATTGAAAGTGGTTGAAAGGGCAAATCACAGTTTTGACCCGTTTCCCGATGAGGGGCGCGTATTACCATTTGGTTCTGGCGCGGCTATTTTTTATAACTATATCGATTTGGTATTTTACAATCCAACCCAGAGTGCCTTTCAATTGGTGTTTAATATTGCGGAGCACCAACTAGAAGGGGAACTACTGTGCAGTGATCCCCGCGAAGTGAAATACCATATTTACGAAAAAGATCATAAATTTACCCGTGAAAACAACGTGGTTTATCGCCATAATGAAATTTGGCAGAAAGTGACAACCAAAGGCCAAGAACCTGTGATATTACAAGACAATTGCTTGTATCGTAATAAAGTGGTGGTGAAATATGCCCTTGAAGATAGCCAAATAACGGCGTAA
- a CDS encoding CitMHS family transporter yields the protein MLTIIGILIIVSIVTLLMMGKVSPIIAMSCIPFIGALFAGYSIAEISVFFESGINKVSKVAAMFLFAILFFSLMKDLHIFDPLIRFMVKMTRGNIIVVCIMTTLIAGVVHLDGSGAATFLIIIPALLPLYRQLGMSPYLMLLLMCASMGIMNMVPWGGPLGRASAVTGIDASILWQHLIPVQLIGMGGAVVFAVIMGMREKRRIAAAKLNGTTPYEMDSLLPVSDDTADVIDTINKPKKPWINGGLIIASVICLAFGLLSAPYVFMIALSLALMVNFPNPKDQMKVLSQHAPQALGMVAIILAAGAFLGILSEGGMLKSIAMDLTDILPTEWVSKIHIFVGIIGVPMDIFTSTDAYYFALLPIIQQIAGTVGVDPSAVVYSMAIGNNAGTFVSPFSPAAWLAMGLAGIDMGRHLRYSFGWIWLFSFFLLAIGAVLGLY from the coding sequence GTGTTAACAATTATTGGTATTTTAATCATTGTTTCGATAGTTACCTTATTAATGATGGGAAAAGTGAGCCCCATTATAGCAATGTCATGTATTCCCTTTATTGGGGCATTATTTGCGGGTTATTCAATCGCAGAAATATCTGTTTTTTTTGAAAGTGGCATTAATAAAGTGTCTAAAGTGGCAGCGATGTTCCTGTTTGCTATTTTATTTTTTAGCTTGATGAAAGATTTGCATATTTTTGACCCACTAATTAGATTTATGGTCAAAATGACTCGAGGGAATATTATTGTTGTCTGCATTATGACTACGCTTATCGCAGGTGTGGTTCATTTAGATGGCTCAGGAGCCGCAACATTCTTAATTATTATTCCAGCACTTTTACCCCTGTATCGCCAGCTTGGGATGAGCCCATACCTAATGTTGTTATTAATGTGTGCCAGCATGGGGATTATGAATATGGTGCCGTGGGGTGGCCCATTAGGGCGAGCTTCGGCTGTCACTGGAATTGATGCTTCTATTTTATGGCAGCATTTGATCCCTGTTCAATTAATCGGTATGGGGGGGGCTGTCGTATTTGCGGTCATTATGGGAATGCGTGAAAAGCGCCGCATTGCAGCAGCAAAACTTAACGGCACGACGCCGTATGAAATGGATTCATTATTGCCTGTGAGTGATGACACCGCAGATGTGATAGACACTATTAATAAACCTAAAAAACCATGGATTAATGGCGGTTTAATTATTGCTTCAGTCATTTGCTTAGCATTTGGTTTACTCTCAGCGCCTTATGTCTTTATGATTGCACTTTCTCTTGCATTAATGGTTAACTTTCCAAACCCGAAAGACCAAATGAAAGTACTGTCACAACATGCGCCACAAGCCCTTGGTATGGTTGCGATTATTTTAGCCGCAGGGGCATTCTTAGGTATTTTATCTGAAGGCGGTATGTTGAAATCGATAGCGATGGATTTAACCGATATCTTGCCAACAGAATGGGTATCGAAAATTCATATTTTTGTTGGGATTATCGGTGTACCTATGGATATTTTCACCAGTACAGATGCCTACTATTTTGCACTACTGCCGATAATTCAACAAATTGCGGGTACTGTAGGAGTTGACCCATCAGCTGTAGTCTATTCAATGGCTATCGGTAACAATGCAGGAACATTCGTCAGCCCATTCTCACCAGCAGCATGGTTAGCTATGGGATTAGCGGGTATTGATATGGGGCGCCATCTGCGTTACTCGTTTGGTTGGATTTGGCTGTTTAGTTTCTTTTTACTTGCCATTGGCGCCGTACTCGGCCTCTACTGA